From the genome of Asterias amurensis chromosome 17, ASM3211899v1, one region includes:
- the LOC139949727 gene encoding uncharacterized protein: protein MTTHHTVGVQPQHSQQQQGISHQQQGQQQGQQQTVTYQTVQAQPHVSGAVVSSYSVSGARQTGYIQVVCGVVSVAIGIAAIVLGCSIAEVGSPIWSGICFFIVAGILGIASAGNQNSCAIVAHLVMSILASLAAFQLMIILIVAALTETFYCGSYFYSDYYNDCSSWYGRIIVDSIGCIVALIEFVVAIVAAAICCRGSCGYGTVATQQTVVHYHVPNQGNVMTIMTSPQPYGQQAYMQQPGQPQQVQGYAISPPQQAYHMPPPNMAPQQVSSVNQLHAVPPPYQEKPGTSLPEPQA from the exons ATGACCACCCATCACACTGTGGGGGTTCAGCCTCAGCACTCCCAGCAGCAGCAGGGTATCTCTCATCAACAGCAGGGACAGCAGCAAGGGCAGCAGCAGACCGTCACCTACCAAACAGTCCAGGCCCAGCCCCACGTCAGCGGTGCTGTTGTCAGTAGCTACAGTGTCTCTGGTGCCCGTCAGACTGGTTACATCCAGGTGGTGTGTGGAGTGGTCTCAGTCGCCATCGGCATTGCGGCTATCGTCTTGGGTTGTTCCATTGCGGAAGTGGGGAGCCCTATCTGGAGTGGGATCTGT ttttttaTTGTGGCTGGTATTCTTGGTATTGCATCTGCTGGAAATCAGAACAGCTGTGCG ATCGTGGCTCATCTGGTGATGTCTATACTGGCCTCCCTGGCAGCTTTTCAGTTGATGATCATCTTAATTGTTGCTGCTCTCACCGAGACCTTCTATTGCGGCAGCTATTTCTACTCGGACTACTATAATGATTGTAGCAGCTGG TATGGCCGCATTATCGTGGACTCTATTGGCTGCATTGTTGCTCTGATTGAGTTTGTGGTAGCCATCGTTGCAGCTGCTATCTGCTGCCGTGGAAGCTGTGGCTATGGCACCGTTGCCACTCAGCAGACTGTG GTTCACTACCATGTTCCAAACCAAGGGAACGTCATGACCATCATGACTTCACCCCAACCATACGGCCAGCAAG CCTACATGCAACAGCCTGGACAACCCCAACAGGTCCAGGGCTATGCCATTTCACCACCCCAGCAGGCCTACCACATGCCACCCCCCAACATGGCACCCCAGCAGGTTTCAAGTGTCAACCAACTCCATGCAGTTCCACCTCCGTACCAGGAAAAACCGGGGACCTCCTTGCCGGAACCGCAAGCGTAA